A genomic window from Blastococcus saxobsidens DD2 includes:
- a CDS encoding 4-hydroxyphenylacetate 3-hydroxylase family protein: MRTGKHYLAALNDDREIYVDGERIRDVANHPAFAPIATTIAELYDLAAEPASKMTFTAPETGAEANRVYGIPRSREDLADFRHAAETWARHTHGWVGRSPDHVATFIAGFAAHPEAFSAGERDLSANVLAYHQRLLTESRYVSYAIIPPQVSRATTAHAWDGDFVQVGVVEETPDGIVVRGAQMLATGGPVADDIFVSCIKPLTEDDRDFAISFVVPAGTPGLKFYCRRPYAPAATSSYDYPLTTRYDETDALLVFDDAFIPWENVFVDRDVAGLRRQFFETGAHVLGNWQAQIRFSVKLQFIAGLARKVAAVNGVDKFPGVVEKLGELASLAAVVESAVLAAEYTASPDEAGLWRPGKRAVYGAMGLQAELYPRALAILRELVGGGVLQVPSSVADMRNPETRSDIDRYIYSPGAPAEERIKLFKLAWDAVGSEFGGRHHQYEMFYAGAPFVVKGYAFRNYGFEGTLADVDAFLASYGVE, encoded by the coding sequence ATGCGCACCGGCAAGCACTACCTCGCTGCCCTCAACGACGACCGGGAGATCTACGTCGACGGCGAGCGGATCCGGGACGTCGCGAACCATCCAGCCTTCGCTCCGATCGCCACGACGATCGCCGAGCTGTACGACCTCGCCGCCGAGCCGGCCTCGAAGATGACCTTCACCGCGCCGGAAACGGGCGCGGAGGCCAACCGGGTCTACGGCATCCCGCGCAGTCGCGAGGACCTGGCGGACTTCCGCCACGCGGCAGAGACCTGGGCTCGCCACACCCACGGCTGGGTCGGGCGCAGTCCCGACCACGTCGCCACGTTCATCGCCGGATTCGCCGCACACCCGGAGGCCTTCTCGGCCGGTGAGCGCGACCTGTCCGCGAACGTGCTCGCGTACCACCAGCGGCTGCTCACCGAAAGCCGCTATGTCTCCTACGCCATCATCCCGCCGCAGGTCTCCCGCGCCACCACTGCGCACGCCTGGGACGGCGACTTCGTCCAGGTCGGCGTGGTGGAGGAGACTCCAGACGGCATCGTGGTGCGCGGCGCCCAGATGCTCGCCACCGGCGGGCCGGTGGCCGACGACATCTTCGTGTCCTGCATCAAGCCGCTGACCGAGGATGACAGAGACTTCGCGATCAGCTTCGTCGTCCCCGCCGGGACCCCGGGTCTGAAGTTCTACTGCCGACGTCCGTACGCGCCCGCGGCCACCAGCTCCTACGACTATCCGCTGACTACCCGCTACGACGAGACCGACGCGCTGCTCGTCTTCGACGACGCGTTCATCCCGTGGGAGAACGTTTTCGTGGACCGGGACGTCGCAGGCTTGCGCCGGCAGTTCTTCGAGACCGGGGCGCACGTGCTGGGCAACTGGCAGGCGCAGATCCGGTTCTCCGTGAAGCTGCAGTTCATCGCCGGCCTGGCTCGGAAGGTCGCCGCCGTCAACGGCGTGGACAAGTTCCCGGGTGTCGTCGAGAAGCTCGGTGAACTGGCCAGCCTCGCCGCCGTGGTCGAATCGGCCGTACTCGCCGCCGAGTACACCGCAAGTCCCGACGAGGCAGGCCTGTGGCGCCCCGGCAAGCGGGCTGTCTACGGCGCCATGGGGCTGCAGGCCGAGCTCTACCCGAGAGCGCTGGCGATCCTGCGCGAACTCGTCGGCGGCGGCGTTCTACAGGTGCCCTCCAGTGTGGCCGACATGCGCAATCCCGAGACGCGGTCGGACATCGATCGCTACATCTACTCGCCGGGGGCTCCCGCCGAGGAGCGGATCAAGCTGTTCAAACTCGCGTGGGACGCCGTCGGCAGTGAGTTCGGTGGGCGCCACCACCAGTACGAGATGTTCTACGCCGGAGCGCCCTTCGTGGTGAAGGGCTACGCATTCCGCAACTACGGCTTCGAGGGCACGCTCGCCGACGTCGACGCCTTCCTGGCGAGCTACGGCGTCGAGTAG
- a CDS encoding cupin domain-containing protein, translating into MAKPEHEFFPVENIAYTICPGDNPKIKERILAADDKAGVATRILRYEPGADFTASGVQRHDFWEEVYILEGSFTDLTLGETFTAGMYACRPPGMPHGPWRSDEGVTTFEVRYRG; encoded by the coding sequence ATGGCAAAGCCAGAGCACGAGTTCTTCCCGGTGGAGAACATCGCATACACGATCTGCCCCGGTGACAATCCCAAGATCAAGGAAAGGATCCTCGCCGCGGATGACAAGGCCGGTGTTGCGACGCGGATCCTGCGATACGAGCCGGGCGCCGACTTCACGGCTAGCGGGGTGCAGCGCCATGACTTCTGGGAGGAGGTCTACATCCTAGAAGGGTCCTTCACCGACCTGACCCTCGGCGAGACCTTCACCGCCGGGATGTACGCCTGTCGCCCACCGGGCATGCCGCACGGGCCGTGGCGCTCCGATGAGGGCGTAACGACGTTCGAGGTTCGCTACCGCGGTTGA
- a CDS encoding flavin reductase family protein has protein sequence MSERDVVDPLAMRRTMSRFATGVAVITALDGGQPHGMTVNSLTSVSLDPPLLLVCLTTGARTTEAVLNAGRFAVNILSARQEEIALRFAKRGVDHFEGLPLHYGRHRVPVVPEALAHLECTLERQFQGGDHTIIIGHVEQASDRVGAPLAFLAGRFGDVVERGSEPEHWFF, from the coding sequence ATGTCGGAACGGGATGTCGTCGATCCGCTGGCCATGCGCCGCACCATGAGCCGGTTCGCCACGGGCGTGGCCGTGATCACCGCGCTGGACGGCGGCCAGCCCCACGGCATGACCGTCAACAGCTTGACGTCGGTCTCTCTGGACCCGCCGCTGCTGCTCGTCTGCCTCACCACCGGCGCTCGGACGACCGAGGCCGTGCTGAATGCCGGACGTTTCGCCGTGAATATTCTAAGCGCGCGCCAGGAGGAAATCGCCCTGCGATTCGCCAAGCGCGGAGTCGATCACTTCGAGGGCCTACCGCTTCACTACGGGCGACATCGGGTGCCGGTCGTGCCCGAGGCGCTCGCGCACCTCGAGTGCACGCTGGAACGCCAGTTCCAGGGCGGCGATCACACCATCATCATTGGCCATGTCGAGCAGGCTTCCGACCGCGTTGGTGCGCCGCTGGCCTTTCTCGCCGGCCGGTTCGGCGACGTCGTGGAAAGGGGATCCGAGCCCGAACACTGGTTCTTCTGA
- a CDS encoding bifunctional 3,4-dihydroxy-2-butanone-4-phosphate synthase/GTP cyclohydrolase II, translating to MTARPSPAEAVQHAVAALAEGRMVIVVDDADRENEGDLILAAESVTEQQMAFLVRHTTGIVCVPMSADRADALRLPQMTADNTDAHGTAFTVTVDHVDTGTGVSAADRARTVRALADDALRPDELRRPGHVFPLRAQAGGVLVRAGHTEAAVDLTTMAGLSGVGVIGEIVDEDGSMRAGASLATFAAEHNLPVLAIADLIRYRRATEQLVELVASSQMPTKFGDFRALAYRSKLDGSEHLALVLGDVAAAGRTKAGALVRVHSECLTGDILGSLRCDCGGQLEQALLAVAGEGCGAVVYLRGHEGRGIGLAHKIRAYALQEKGLDTVDANTAQGLPADSRSYGVGAQILGDLGITRLRLITNNPAKFGGLDGYGLTVASRVALPVVLTPHNVRYLRTKQERMGHVLEVSSSDWLRDG from the coding sequence GTGACTGCCCGCCCGTCGCCGGCCGAGGCGGTGCAGCATGCCGTCGCCGCCCTGGCCGAGGGCCGGATGGTGATCGTGGTGGACGACGCAGACCGGGAGAACGAGGGCGATCTCATCCTCGCCGCCGAGAGCGTGACCGAACAGCAGATGGCGTTCCTGGTGCGTCACACAACCGGGATCGTCTGCGTGCCGATGAGCGCCGATCGCGCCGACGCGCTGCGGTTGCCGCAGATGACCGCGGACAACACCGACGCGCACGGCACCGCATTCACGGTGACGGTGGACCACGTCGACACCGGCACGGGTGTGTCCGCGGCCGATCGGGCGCGGACGGTGCGGGCGCTGGCCGACGACGCCCTTCGCCCGGACGAGTTACGCCGGCCCGGCCACGTGTTCCCGCTCAGGGCGCAGGCCGGCGGGGTGCTGGTCCGGGCGGGGCACACCGAGGCCGCGGTCGACCTCACGACCATGGCCGGGCTGTCCGGCGTCGGGGTGATCGGGGAGATCGTCGACGAGGACGGCTCGATGCGCGCGGGCGCCTCGCTGGCCACCTTCGCCGCCGAGCACAACCTGCCGGTGCTCGCGATCGCCGACCTCATCCGGTACCGGCGGGCCACCGAGCAACTGGTGGAGCTGGTCGCCAGCTCGCAGATGCCGACCAAGTTCGGGGACTTTCGGGCGCTGGCTTACCGAAGCAAGCTGGACGGGAGCGAGCACCTGGCGCTGGTCCTCGGGGACGTCGCGGCAGCGGGACGGACCAAGGCCGGCGCCCTGGTCCGGGTGCATTCGGAGTGCCTCACCGGCGATATTCTGGGCTCGCTGCGCTGTGACTGCGGCGGCCAGCTGGAGCAGGCACTGCTGGCCGTCGCCGGGGAGGGCTGCGGCGCTGTGGTGTACCTGCGCGGCCACGAGGGCCGGGGCATCGGCCTGGCACACAAGATCCGCGCTTACGCCCTGCAGGAGAAGGGTCTGGACACCGTCGATGCCAACACCGCCCAGGGGCTGCCCGCGGACTCACGCAGCTACGGAGTGGGAGCGCAAATCCTGGGTGATCTCGGCATCACTCGGCTACGGCTGATCACCAACAACCCCGCCAAGTTCGGCGGGCTCGACGGCTACGGCCTGACCGTCGCCAGCAGGGTGGCCCTGCCGGTGGTGTTGACACCGCACAACGTCCGGTACCTGCGCACCAAGCAGGAGCGGATGGGCCACGTCTTGGAGGTGTCTTCGTCCGACTGGCTACGGGACGGCTGA
- a CDS encoding flavin reductase family protein, with protein sequence MTADQMRTSPYVEELQAHFREVMAGVATPVSVVTAISDGRPHGTTVSAFASLSMNPPMVLVALDRGSELLARVRECGRFGVNVLGSTQSALALAFAKKGGTGKFDGVHWELHDDLPRLPGAPGWLACDVAGLVDGGDHVVALGTVVAAETLDGRPLTYHGRVFGTHAHLEETA encoded by the coding sequence ATGACCGCCGACCAGATGCGGACAAGCCCGTACGTCGAAGAGCTGCAGGCCCACTTCCGCGAGGTGATGGCCGGCGTGGCCACGCCGGTCTCGGTGGTCACCGCGATCTCCGACGGGCGACCGCACGGGACGACGGTGAGCGCCTTCGCCTCCCTCTCCATGAACCCGCCGATGGTGCTGGTCGCCCTGGACCGGGGATCGGAACTGCTGGCGCGCGTCCGTGAGTGCGGACGTTTCGGAGTCAACGTGCTGGGGTCGACCCAGTCGGCGCTGGCGCTGGCCTTCGCGAAGAAGGGTGGGACCGGAAAATTCGACGGCGTCCACTGGGAGCTGCACGACGACCTGCCCCGACTGCCGGGGGCGCCGGGGTGGCTGGCCTGCGATGTCGCCGGTCTGGTGGACGGCGGAGACCACGTCGTGGCCCTCGGCACCGTCGTGGCCGCGGAGACCCTCGACGGCCGGCCGCTGACCTACCACGGCCGGGTGTTCGGCACCCACGCCCATCTCGAGGAGACGGCGTGA
- a CDS encoding MBL fold metallo-hydrolase has protein sequence MSNSRNATATLPPPTLENLGGGFSAFVQLDGGWGLNNAGVHVGERGVTLVDTAFTAARGQGLRDAVASLTGTPVRTIVNTHHHGDHTYGNYLFPEATIVGHDLCRESMLAVGLETQEWFPGVEWGDLEIAAPTVTFSDSVTVWCDDIETTLRYVGRPAHTTNDVTMWVPSRGLLFAGDLVFNGGTPFVVMGSVQGLIDALTDLSSLDAGTLVPGHGAVCDSAVIGDQLIYLRFVQEQAKEGLAAGDEPLEVARRTDLGEFAGWTDSERLVGNLHRAYSELRGEPQGVPLDYHLIVDEMIAFNGGRPLTCLA, from the coding sequence ATGAGCAACAGCCGGAACGCCACCGCGACTCTCCCCCCGCCGACCCTCGAGAACCTCGGCGGCGGCTTCTCCGCCTTCGTCCAGTTGGACGGTGGATGGGGCCTGAACAACGCCGGCGTCCACGTCGGCGAGCGCGGCGTCACGCTGGTGGACACCGCGTTCACCGCAGCCCGCGGGCAGGGCCTGCGCGACGCCGTCGCCAGCCTCACCGGTACGCCGGTACGGACGATCGTGAACACCCACCATCACGGCGACCACACCTACGGCAACTACCTCTTTCCGGAGGCGACGATCGTCGGCCACGACCTCTGCCGGGAGTCCATGCTCGCCGTTGGCCTGGAGACCCAGGAGTGGTTCCCGGGTGTGGAGTGGGGCGACCTGGAGATCGCGGCGCCGACAGTGACCTTCTCCGACTCGGTGACGGTTTGGTGTGACGACATCGAGACCACGCTGCGCTATGTCGGCCGGCCTGCGCACACGACCAACGACGTAACGATGTGGGTGCCTTCGCGCGGCCTGCTGTTCGCCGGCGACCTGGTCTTCAACGGGGGCACGCCGTTCGTGGTCATGGGATCGGTCCAGGGGCTGATCGACGCGCTCACGGACCTGTCGAGCCTGGATGCCGGCACACTGGTTCCGGGCCATGGAGCTGTGTGCGACAGCGCCGTCATCGGCGACCAGCTCATCTATCTGCGCTTCGTGCAGGAGCAGGCGAAGGAGGGCTTAGCCGCGGGCGACGAGCCCCTCGAGGTGGCCCGCCGCACCGACCTCGGCGAGTTCGCCGGATGGACCGATTCCGAGCGGCTGGTGGGCAACCTGCACCGGGCCTACTCCGAGCTCCGCGGGGAACCGCAGGGCGTTCCCCTGGACTACCACCTCATCGTCGACGAGATGATCGCCTTCAACGGCGGTCGCCCCCTGACATGCCTGGCATGA
- a CDS encoding LLM class flavin-dependent oxidoreductase translates to MTEVILQVYPTLGDEQEMAARRPIGRDNDAYQRMLESLVELVKAADDLGYWGITHVEHHMHSEGMEISPSPLMLNLYLGQHTKRLRHGQLGLVLPAHDPIRLAEEIAMVDHMLKGRLFVGMARGYQARWQNILCQRFGVTSTASDMSDADQRNRLLFSENFKIMKKAWTEPLLQYDGPTYQVPFPIEGIPNWPPADTITRPYGQPGEVDEHGTIKGVSVVPRPYQSPHPQLFQAFGASPGTLRWCGEEDVTPTILMGSHEKLRQLMDIYVEGANSRGRNPRFGEGIGVCRTFYVYPNGTPEDEVRARIRESVDRYEKPVWQGWYEQFGFMEGARYDGEEGPVPKPGEHLADRLINSGLLIGGTVDSVKRQISEFLTKMPIDYFVWLFHWGMIPRDEGLQMLELFSNEVMPEFGLTGAVAGQA, encoded by the coding sequence ATGACCGAAGTGATCCTGCAGGTCTATCCCACGCTCGGTGACGAGCAGGAGATGGCCGCCCGCCGCCCGATCGGACGGGACAACGACGCCTACCAGCGGATGCTCGAGAGCCTTGTCGAGCTCGTCAAGGCCGCCGACGACCTCGGCTACTGGGGCATCACCCACGTCGAGCACCACATGCACTCCGAGGGCATGGAGATCTCACCGTCCCCCCTGATGCTCAACCTCTATCTCGGGCAGCACACCAAGCGGCTCCGGCACGGCCAGCTCGGGCTGGTGCTCCCCGCGCACGACCCGATCCGGCTGGCCGAAGAGATCGCCATGGTGGACCACATGCTCAAGGGCCGGCTGTTCGTCGGCATGGCGCGTGGCTACCAGGCGCGCTGGCAGAACATCCTGTGTCAACGGTTCGGCGTGACGTCGACGGCGTCGGACATGAGCGACGCCGACCAGCGCAACCGGCTGCTCTTCTCCGAGAACTTCAAGATCATGAAGAAGGCGTGGACCGAGCCGCTGCTGCAGTACGACGGCCCGACCTATCAGGTGCCGTTCCCGATCGAGGGCATCCCGAACTGGCCGCCGGCCGACACGATCACCCGCCCGTACGGCCAGCCCGGCGAGGTCGACGAGCACGGCACGATCAAGGGCGTCAGCGTGGTGCCGCGGCCGTACCAGAGCCCGCACCCGCAGCTGTTCCAGGCGTTCGGCGCCAGCCCCGGCACCCTGCGGTGGTGCGGCGAGGAGGACGTCACGCCGACGATCCTCATGGGCTCGCACGAGAAGCTGCGCCAGCTCATGGACATCTACGTCGAGGGCGCCAACTCACGCGGCCGCAACCCGCGCTTCGGCGAGGGCATCGGCGTCTGCCGCACGTTCTACGTCTATCCGAACGGCACGCCCGAGGACGAGGTGCGCGCCCGGATCCGGGAGAGCGTGGACCGCTACGAGAAGCCGGTCTGGCAGGGCTGGTACGAGCAGTTCGGCTTCATGGAGGGCGCGCGTTACGACGGCGAGGAGGGGCCGGTGCCCAAGCCGGGCGAGCACCTCGCCGACCGGCTGATCAACAGCGGGCTGCTCATCGGTGGCACGGTGGACAGCGTCAAGCGCCAGATCAGTGAGTTCCTCACGAAGATGCCGATCGACTACTTCGTATGGCTCTTCCACTGGGGCATGATCCCGCGCGACGAGGGCCTGCAGATGCTCGAGCTGTTCTCGAACGAGGTCATGCCGGAGTTCGGGCTCACCGGGGCGGTCGCCGGCCAGGCCTGA
- a CDS encoding fumarylacetoacetate hydrolase family protein — protein sequence MRAGTVQLVSYRRGDGADSPRVGIADGDQIVDLVDAAGSRPGGYPVPGSMLELLRLGDEGLDLARKCLDRARDTGGFSAPASEVRLLAPLPRPNSMRDFMLVEEHVRNSFGSVPAEWYRLPIHWKGNPDTVIGPEDEVPWPHYTDKLDFELEVAAVLGKRAFQVTPEQALDCIVGYTIFNDWSARDIQFREMEVQLGPALGKDFATTLGPTLTTADSIDISTARMSARVNGETWSEGTLGAMVFSFAEVISTLSVDQPLQPGDVFGGGTIGRGCGLEMDRWIAPGDVVELEVTGIGVLRNTVGQKRPAPGYGIDLVHTTA from the coding sequence ATGAGAGCAGGCACCGTGCAGCTGGTCAGCTACCGCCGCGGGGACGGCGCGGACTCTCCCCGCGTCGGGATCGCCGACGGCGACCAGATCGTCGACCTCGTCGACGCGGCGGGGAGTCGCCCCGGTGGGTATCCCGTTCCCGGCTCGATGCTCGAGCTGCTCCGCCTCGGCGACGAGGGTCTCGACCTCGCCCGGAAGTGCCTGGACCGTGCGCGGGACACCGGCGGGTTCTCGGCACCCGCGAGCGAGGTCCGACTGCTCGCACCCCTCCCCCGCCCCAATTCGATGCGCGACTTCATGCTCGTCGAGGAGCACGTCAGGAACAGCTTCGGCAGTGTGCCGGCCGAGTGGTACCGACTGCCGATCCACTGGAAGGGCAATCCCGACACGGTCATCGGCCCGGAGGACGAGGTCCCCTGGCCGCACTACACCGATAAGCTCGACTTCGAGCTCGAGGTGGCCGCGGTCCTGGGCAAGCGCGCCTTCCAGGTGACGCCGGAGCAGGCACTGGACTGCATCGTCGGCTACACGATCTTCAACGACTGGAGCGCCCGCGACATCCAGTTCCGGGAGATGGAGGTGCAGCTCGGGCCGGCCCTCGGCAAGGACTTCGCCACCACCCTGGGCCCGACGCTGACCACTGCGGACTCGATCGATATCTCCACCGCCCGCATGAGCGCTCGGGTCAACGGCGAGACTTGGTCCGAGGGCACTCTGGGCGCGATGGTCTTCAGCTTCGCCGAGGTCATCTCAACCCTGTCGGTGGACCAGCCACTGCAGCCCGGTGACGTCTTCGGCGGCGGCACGATCGGCCGCGGTTGCGGCCTGGAGATGGACCGCTGGATCGCACCCGGCGACGTCGTCGAGCTGGAGGTCACCGGCATCGGCGTCCTGCGCAACACCGTCGGCCAGAAGCGGCCGGCACCCGGCTACGGCATCGACCTCGTTCATACGACGGCCTGA
- a CDS encoding LysR family transcriptional regulator, giving the protein MADNFELRHLRAFVAVAEELNFSRAARKLHMVQQSLSAQVQQLEHELGVQLFRRTTRRVELSEAGVALLEHARSILQRVTSAAEEVRRTAAGESGRLVVSYTPTLVNETLPRLVGAVHEHWPGLSLQMVEMWQTESIESVRAGRVDVGMARPAHVDEDLESVRLRDEPIGVVLGEQHPLARRPLLTMEDLANSTLAIWPRQFSPDFFDQVVDSFRGHGFRGSIQEFEYLTSALFHRDPAARAEIAAGRAFSVAFVTQFDPLPEGFVWRAVEPQTLIPVQLYWRRGAGAAVRRFVDVAVEVSAADGWLSPGRSAASSPPGPTAAGESGQVG; this is encoded by the coding sequence GTGGCTGACAACTTCGAACTTCGGCACCTGAGGGCGTTCGTCGCCGTCGCCGAGGAGCTGAACTTCTCCCGCGCCGCGCGCAAGCTGCACATGGTCCAGCAGTCGCTGAGCGCCCAGGTGCAGCAGCTCGAGCACGAACTCGGCGTCCAGCTCTTCCGGCGCACCACGCGGCGGGTGGAACTCAGCGAGGCGGGCGTGGCGCTGCTCGAACACGCCCGCTCGATCCTGCAGCGGGTGACCTCGGCTGCCGAGGAGGTCCGGCGCACCGCCGCGGGTGAGAGCGGGCGGCTGGTCGTCTCCTACACCCCGACCCTGGTGAACGAGACCCTTCCCCGACTGGTCGGCGCGGTGCACGAGCACTGGCCCGGGCTCTCGCTGCAGATGGTCGAGATGTGGCAGACCGAGAGCATCGAGTCGGTGAGAGCCGGACGGGTGGACGTCGGGATGGCACGCCCCGCGCACGTGGACGAGGACCTCGAGTCGGTCCGGCTGCGGGACGAGCCGATCGGGGTGGTGCTGGGGGAGCAGCATCCCCTGGCGCGCCGACCCCTCCTGACCATGGAGGACCTGGCGAACAGCACCTTGGCCATCTGGCCCCGCCAGTTCTCGCCGGACTTCTTCGACCAGGTTGTCGACTCCTTCCGGGGACACGGCTTCCGGGGCTCGATCCAGGAGTTCGAGTACCTGACGTCGGCGCTGTTCCACCGCGATCCGGCGGCCCGCGCGGAGATCGCGGCCGGCCGCGCATTCTCGGTCGCGTTCGTGACCCAGTTCGACCCCCTGCCAGAGGGGTTCGTGTGGCGCGCGGTCGAGCCGCAGACGCTGATCCCCGTCCAGCTCTACTGGCGTCGGGGAGCCGGGGCCGCCGTCCGGCGCTTCGTCGACGTGGCGGTCGAGGTTTCCGCGGCCGACGGCTGGCTGAGTCCCGGCCGGTCGGCGGCGTCCTCGCCGCCCGGCCCGACAGCGGCCGGGGAGTCGGGACAGGTGGGCTGA
- a CDS encoding IclR family transcriptional regulator → MSNAAKPTGRTTIQSVSRASRLLLAVAASPDGLSAKAASEQFGLSMPTTYHLLTTLAAEGLLVKDARRQYMLGPRAAVIAAAVSRDNRAPEYYLQPLRDLAAATGETAYLSAWRNGSIAVLQTVEGAHAVRVAGLTAGYGDNVHARASGKLLLAFASPADRERTLSVKPLRALTTNTITDRSLLEEEFEKIRRERISFDHGEFFEGVDCVSAPITEDGFVVACYAVSVPSARWATEQEQIVNEVQRAAEKVSNLRILE, encoded by the coding sequence GTGAGCAACGCCGCGAAGCCGACCGGCAGGACGACGATCCAGTCGGTCAGCCGCGCGTCCCGGCTGCTCCTCGCGGTGGCCGCCAGCCCGGACGGGCTCTCGGCGAAGGCAGCCTCCGAGCAGTTCGGGCTGTCGATGCCCACGACCTACCACCTGCTCACCACGCTGGCCGCCGAAGGCTTGCTCGTGAAGGACGCCCGCCGGCAGTACATGCTCGGCCCGCGTGCTGCGGTCATAGCCGCCGCCGTCAGCCGGGACAACCGGGCCCCCGAGTACTACCTGCAGCCGTTGCGCGACCTCGCGGCGGCCACCGGTGAGACGGCCTACCTCAGCGCCTGGCGCAACGGCTCCATCGCGGTGCTGCAGACCGTCGAGGGCGCCCACGCCGTCCGCGTCGCCGGGCTCACCGCCGGCTACGGCGACAACGTCCACGCCCGGGCCAGCGGCAAGCTCCTGCTGGCGTTCGCCTCGCCGGCCGATCGCGAGCGGACGCTCTCGGTCAAGCCGCTGCGCGCGCTGACGACGAACACCATCACCGACCGGTCCCTGTTGGAGGAGGAGTTCGAGAAGATCCGCCGGGAGCGGATCTCCTTCGACCATGGCGAGTTCTTCGAGGGCGTCGACTGCGTCAGCGCGCCGATCACCGAGGACGGGTTCGTCGTCGCCTGCTACGCGGTCTCCGTCCCCTCCGCGCGCTGGGCGACCGAGCAGGAGCAGATCGTCAACGAGGTGCAGCGGGCCGCCGAGAAGGTCAGCAATCTGCGCATCCTCGAGTAG
- a CDS encoding muconolactone Delta-isomerase family protein produces the protein MEFLTEVLLTVPPGTRDDEIARRRAAEAGRARELAGQGHLLRLWRPAEAGWRNIGLWSARDEDELRALLRTLPLFDWMAVTIRPLGPHPSDPG, from the coding sequence ATGGAGTTCCTCACCGAGGTGCTGCTGACCGTGCCACCCGGCACGCGCGACGACGAGATCGCGCGGCGCCGGGCTGCCGAGGCCGGGCGTGCCCGGGAGCTAGCCGGGCAAGGGCACCTGCTCCGGCTGTGGCGCCCCGCGGAGGCCGGCTGGCGCAACATCGGCCTGTGGTCGGCGCGGGACGAGGACGAGCTGCGTGCGCTGCTGCGGACACTGCCGCTGTTCGACTGGATGGCGGTGACCATCCGGCCCCTGGGCCCGCACCCGAGCGATCCCGGATGA